A window of the Helianthus annuus cultivar XRQ/B chromosome 4, HanXRQr2.0-SUNRISE, whole genome shotgun sequence genome harbors these coding sequences:
- the LOC118491605 gene encoding secreted RxLR effector protein 161-like yields the protein MDPTFKLSPNEGVFVSQLEYSRAIGSLMYAMISTRPDIAYAVGKLSRYTSNPGASHSQAMNRVFRYLKGAMKYGLTYTGFPLVLEGYSDASPINNKEDHSSTSGWTFLLGGGAIS from the coding sequence ATGGATCCAACTTTTAAGCTCTCACCTAATGAAGGTGTATTTGTAAGCCAACTTGAATATTCAAGGGCCATTGGATCTCTCATGTATGCCATGATTAGCACTAGACCAGATATAGCTTATGCTGTTGGAAAGCTTAGTAGGTATACTAGCAATCCAGGTGCAAGTCATTCGCAAGCAATGAATCGAGTATTTAGGTACTTGAAAGGAGCCATGAAATATGGTTTGACTTATACTGGATTTCCTTTAGTTTTAGAAGGTTATTCGGATGCAAGCCCGATTAACAACAAGGAAGATCATTCTTCCACAAGTGGATGGACTTTTCTGCTTGGAGGAGGTGCCATATCTTGA